In Oncorhynchus tshawytscha isolate Ot180627B linkage group LG08, Otsh_v2.0, whole genome shotgun sequence, the genomic window CAATGAACATTGGTATGGCAGAACACCAAGCCTACAGACACTTTGTAGCTATTATGTACCAAGCTTGTAATGTGTCGTGTTGATAGTACAGCTACTCTGTAGCCAATAAACACCAAGCATGTTAAAGTATAGCTATTTTGGTCAAGCGGGGGTGATCTGTGGAATGTCCCAGTAACAAACATAACACTATGTACCACAAATATTTTCAGGCTTTCAGGGATTTCAACGTTTTTGAGGAGTCATGAAAGAGTGTGGGATTCAATGTGATGTAAGCATTAACATGCTATTTCTGTGGTTTTAATCTAGTGTAATGTGACtcatatgtgactcgtttcaggaaacttggcgtatgtcgcacgtcactacttcacaggagagacaTTTTAAagtaaatatgtatttttattgaAAAATGTGTATTGggacagaaatgccttctggaacatgtgaactttcatgtgctttaacctctcttgggtagggggcagtattttgacgtccggatgaaaagcgtgcccaaagtaaactgcctgttactcaggcccagaagctaggacatGATTATAATTGGtagatatggatagaaaacactctaaaactgttaaaattatgtcacagaactgatatggtaggcgaaacccagaggacaaaccatcccaaaaacacatttttcagcCTACCTCTATTTTCAATGGCTATCACTTttatttctggctcatttttccaaaaaccagcatgaAACTCTTTATAAAGACTGTTGTCATCTAGTataagccctaggaactgcaatctgggaggattttgccttataataaaagtgacagccattgaaaacagtggtaggctggggggatggtttgtcctctgggtttcgcctgccatatcagttctgttatactcacatacataattttaacagttttagaaactttatagtgttttctttcaatatctaccaattatatgcatatcctagcttctgggcctgagtaacaggccgCTAAccttgggcacgcttttcatccggatgggaaaatactgccccctacccaagagaggttaaattATGAGCCCAGTTGGTTTAGCAACGGAAAAAGGAAGGAACCTTCCcgttagccatgattggctgagataatggataggctggacatgccaagagataaGTTTGGATtgatctgccatgtagcatgctcaTTATTTGTTGATAGTCCTTTCCATCTTGATATTTTTAAAGATATACataaaaatgttttgctactTTTTTCAACAACATtaatgccctgaatttagcaggcacTATCAACAGATCAGTTGGAAAAAAAGTGAATGGCTATTTTCTCCACACACCACGATCAGTGTGAactggagtgacttgacacaacgctgtTCAAACAAGgtgtagctacaaacaaaacagagttaaatgcctgtgatatgtgattatcccacctagctatcttaagatgaatgcactaactgtaggTCGCTcttgataagagcatctgctaaatggccaaaatgtcaaatgtaaaaatgACAATGTTTGCATTGGTAGTAGTATGGGTTGGGATTATgacggttcattgtttagctagctagctagatgattacatgacccatcaagttagccaggtgtgtctcaGGGTGATTACGGTCATCTACTGTATtccatgaacatgtgtacatgtctagacaatagtttAAATAAGTATATAATtataaaatatgaataaaatattggtatctgtttttgatattgctactattgAAGTAACAATTTCAATGTACCGtgtacaccttctgtatccttgctatagtgtgtgtttaccagaggcAGCAATGTGAAGGACAatatgacctgcaccaaagtcagtttaagatataggccaaggactacagtacataaagtgtatttttacctggagtttttccttattgtaggctaccacttttaccacttttagtcttgaaatctatATGTGTTTACTAaattactcactctgtttagcacatggcatCACATGTGAATCTTTAAAGTGATGgatggggctaaggcttaagagggtgtgaatgatgccgAATGTGtggagacaaagaagagctctccagtaggtgtaccaaaacagtCAAggtccattttctcaaaagtggggttacaagttgacattgttcctcaactgcagtgtatgatataccattttcaaGCTCTGAGTCTCTTCTCGtatcaaatgtttaaaaaaacaccatttcaaatgttgctacacaAGACAGAATCGAGGCGGTCGGTCACATTTGACGATGGTGTTGATTGTAATGATCATGGTGAGGATGATGACGATGATAACGAAGGCTTACCTTTGAAGAGCATATAGAGGCCAGGTACGATGATGATGGCGATGGCCAGCAGCTTGCTAAAGGTGAGTAAGATCTGAATCCTGTTTGTCCAGCTCGTACTCATACTGTTGAGATACATCACTGATGCTGTGGAGCAGGaatacacatgaacacacacacacatacactttgtGAGACTGACTGGTACCTTACAGTCAATTGAACCATCTCACTGATAAGCACAAAAATCCTATAGTCCAAAGTTTGTTCAATTCAATATactgtaaaaaaagaaaagaaaaaaaaaaaaatatatatatatatatatatatatatttatatgtatatatatatgtgtgtatatatatatatataataatgctGTAGCATTATTACTCAGACATACTTATTCCTATAGAGGTGGCCAGTTTGATAGCAATCTCGGGCACTCCACAAGGCATGAATATGGGTTCCAGGATATATTGTCCAAAGGCCAGGGATATCACTGCCAACCCTGCAGGTCTAGAACAGACAACACTGTCACACGCAGACTCAAAAATGCTGAACCAAACATACACGTTTACCAAACAAACACAGTGACAGGAAACGCTGACCCACAAAGCTGTGCGATCTGGGGCATCATTCACTATTCAGAGTGTTGGGGAGCATGTGACCTTCTACTGACATGAACCTGTCTTACCCAACCTCACAACTGTTTATTAGCTTCCCCTGACACTAACAGTCTATAACAGTCAAATAACTATAGTTACTGATATTCAGTGGTTACTGACTCAAATATGTCTGCTAGTTTCAGTTGAGGAAATTACAGTAAAATATCCAGGGAATAAGTAAGCAATAacgcccgagggggtgtggtatatggccaatataccacggctaagttctgttcttaggcacgactcAACGTGAAATGCCTTGATTtcaacccttagccgtggtatattggccatataccaccaaCCTGGTATATTGCCAATAATCTAATAACTGTTGCACAGTCTGTGGGCTGATCcccagaatgctgttcatttccCATAGACTCAAAACTATACACCCCCCTCCTGGCCTGGGTTAACCTGAGGTACAGTAATAGTATAGCAGGTTTGTTTACACTGCTCTGCTACCACGGGTATCAACGGACCAGGATGGGATCCAAAAGGATTTGCTATCTTTACAATGCTGAGATATATACACTAGGCccatccccgtctctctctcacacacaggcaGTATAGAGTGATATACACATACCTTGTTGCAAGTATCTACCCCCCTTCctgctgctgtctctgtctcacacacacacacacacacatacacctacctGATGGCGATGAGGTCAGCCCAGAGGCGTATGAAGGCCATCTGTGGTCCAAAGGCCTCCAGAATATAGGTATAATGTCCCCCGGACTTCTGGATACTGGTTCCCAGCTCTGCATAGGACAGGGCCCCTGGGAAATGAAAAAGGGAAAGGTTTAGGACAGGGGAGTGGCTAGCCAGCTATAAAACATTGGCAGCATCAGCAACAGCAGAATACTGGCTATAAGAGGAAAATATGATTGATTGTATTCATAAACATGTGTgtgccgggagagagagagagagagagagagggggggggttagCGTAAAGGGTAATTGCTGTTTCAGCAGTTAGATGGCTAGTTAGAAGGCAGTAGCTACGGTAAGGCTTCTGTAATAACAGTAATATAATGAAATAATACAAGTGTAGAAGCGGAAGCTCTTCCATAGCAGCAGACAGTTAGCAAAGTTTATCCACCCCCCTAAGCTTTCATTCACACTCATCATCTCAAGAAAAGCTGTTTTACAAGTTTAGTACTTTGTTTTGGGATGCATCAACTCCAGTGTCTTCAGGGATGGGGAAGCAGGGGAGTTGTAACCCAATGGGCTGAACAGCAATAAAAACACAAAATCTCCATCCTCCATAGCTTCAGTTCGCATGCATCATAAAACCACTCAGCACACCTTTACTCAGGTATGTCTCCTCGCTTCTGGTGACAACTACGTGTGACTCACCAAACAGAGACAGCACTCCGCAGGCAATCCACACCACCAGAGACATTCCAACACTCCCAGAGTTCTTCAGGATTCCCTTGGGCGAGATGAAGATTCCCGCTCCGATGATGGTACCGATGATGATGGAGATTCCCCGAAGCAGGGTCACCTTCTTCCTCAACTCTACCTTTCCGTTCGGAGCATCAGGCTCCTCTTTTGGGGCAGGGGTATCCCCCGGGTGTCCCCCATTTTGGGGGGTGTTGTTCACCCCAGTCCCCTCACCATTAACTGACCTCCTGGTCAtccttgtactctctctctcacacacacacacacacacacacgcacaagcacacactctctccaacacacaatgtgtcacacacactcctcaccttTCTGTCACTTCGGGTCCCAAAACAACCTTAaggtttttctgtctgtctgcagtgaCCTGCTGTTGAGAATACAGAAGAGTAGGTTACTCAGACAAAGCAGTCTGTTACTGGTCCTGCTGTGTAAAGAACTTCTACCACTGGGAATTAGACCAAACCTCTTGGGAATggcctctcccactctctccctc contains:
- the LOC112256236 gene encoding cystine/glutamate transporter isoform X2, producing MTRRSVNGEGTGVNNTPQNGGHPGDTPAPKEEPDAPNGKVELRKKVTLLRGISIIIGTIIGAGIFISPKGILKNSGSVGMSLVVWIACGVLSLFGALSYAELGTSIQKSGGHYTYILEAFGPQMAFIRLWADLIAIRPAGLAVISLAFGQYILEPIFMPCGVPEIAIKLATSIGITSVMYLNSMSTSWTNRIQILLTFSKLLAIAIIIVPGLYMLFKGETKNFENAFEVSNIKLTGLPLAFYSGMYAYAGWFYLNFVTEEVENPEKTVPLAICISMAIVTFCYVLTNVAYYTVMSAEELLASQAVAVTFAGKMMGNFSVAVPVFVALSCFGSMNGCLFAFSRMFYVASREGHLPEVLSMIHVRRHTPLAAVLVLYPMTVFQLFVGDIYSLLNFMSFLRWLFIGVAVLGLIYMRYTRPDMPRPFKG